A window of the Isosphaera pallida ATCC 43644 genome harbors these coding sequences:
- the dnaE gene encoding DNA polymerase III subunit alpha, whose translation MSHRPFVHLHCHSHYSLLDGASKIPDLIARAKSLGMNALAVTDHGNLHAAMEFLRESKAADFQPIIGLEAYVAPGHRASKIPGGCNGQETSFHLTLLARDAEGFRNLMRLSSKAFLEGFYYKPRIDKEILERHSKGLICLSGCASSEFSDFLLHDRFEEAERLAAWYLKVFGPENFFIEIQNNGVAIQKECEEKSIDLARRMGLPLVATSDAHYLTREDAPAHDVLLCINTGKTFNDPTRMRFETDEFFIRSPEEMYRAMPGHEDALKRSADIAARIDYSGLDLGTRRFPVFKPPTGQTPEEYLRALCQRGLVERYGNNPPPEATRRLEHELEIILRMGFASYFLIVWDFVRFARERGIPNSARGSACGALVSYVLHLSHVDPLTYDLLFERFLDPNRSEAPDIDIDLCQERRYEVIEYVRNKYGVENVAQIGTFGTLAARAVLRDVGRVLGIPLSKVDQVAKLVPQVLNISLDQAIKQEPELRRLGELDPEVGRMLDYGRRLEGLVRNVGTHAAGVVIADRPLIELVPLQKLPNKDKEKEVVTTQWDMGDVEKAGLLKMDFLGLRNLTILDRAVRLIRARHPRLDFRIENLPLDDPDTFALLQKGETKGVFQLESAGIRDLLIKMKPDVFNDIIATNALYRPGPLNGGMVDDYIDCKHGRKQPNYPHPVMREILEETHGVMVYQEQVMRILNRLGGIELSAAYQCIKAISKKKTEVIAKNKAQFVAGAVERGLAKEKAEEIFDLIEYFGGYGFNKSHSTAYALVAYQTAYLKAHFPTEYMAALLSSEIDGAERDKLVEHIEDCRRMGIEVLPPDINSGEAEFAVVDQGKIAFSLAAIKGVGIKAVEAIVKERNERGPFAHIGDFLERVPSQVVTSSTVEILIKAGAFDHLGGNRAQLLAALPRLVQAAQTAQEDRKRGQRNLFDAIADDPPKPFRGKTAKVDANGHPHANGSAHVQGNGSRHANGSAVAAATDSHGRSEEIAALLNLPNLPELADSLKLAEEKKVLGFYMSSHPLTRHAAMIRALASHSIDQLADVPEKTEIILGGMIASMQIKTVQKSRSGLTRMAKLTFEDLTGSMPAMLWPEEFAKLEAVVKEDALGFVKGTLDRRRDPAELIVSRFVPLERAASEFSAGVVLSLSRALLGPSDLDRIKQLVARSPGPLSLYLELVGLSEYRRVLYKAGQTNAIRFDPALLRDLEAILGRGNLRFVGPRGQSFHIDPTLMTIPNESQVEHI comes from the coding sequence ATGTCGCACAGGCCGTTCGTTCATCTGCACTGCCACTCCCACTATAGCCTCCTAGATGGGGCCAGTAAGATCCCGGACCTGATCGCGCGCGCCAAATCGCTCGGGATGAATGCACTGGCGGTGACCGATCACGGCAACCTTCATGCCGCGATGGAGTTCTTGCGTGAGAGCAAAGCGGCCGATTTCCAACCGATCATCGGCCTGGAAGCCTACGTCGCGCCCGGACACCGCGCCTCCAAGATTCCCGGAGGCTGTAACGGCCAGGAAACCTCGTTTCACCTGACCTTGCTGGCGCGGGATGCTGAGGGATTCCGCAACCTGATGCGGCTGTCTTCCAAGGCATTCCTCGAAGGGTTTTATTACAAGCCCCGCATCGACAAAGAGATTCTCGAACGTCACTCCAAAGGCCTAATCTGTCTCTCGGGCTGCGCCTCCAGCGAGTTCTCAGATTTCCTGTTGCACGATCGTTTTGAGGAAGCCGAGCGTCTGGCCGCCTGGTATCTCAAGGTATTCGGGCCTGAGAATTTCTTTATTGAGATTCAGAACAACGGAGTCGCTATTCAAAAGGAATGCGAGGAGAAGTCGATCGACCTGGCGCGACGCATGGGCCTTCCTTTGGTCGCCACCAGTGACGCCCACTATCTCACGCGGGAGGACGCTCCCGCCCACGATGTTCTGCTTTGCATCAACACCGGCAAGACGTTCAATGACCCGACGCGGATGCGGTTTGAGACCGACGAATTTTTCATTCGGTCGCCTGAGGAAATGTACCGTGCGATGCCCGGACACGAGGACGCCCTCAAGCGCTCCGCCGACATCGCCGCGAGGATCGACTATTCCGGTCTAGACCTGGGCACCCGCCGCTTTCCTGTCTTCAAGCCGCCCACTGGTCAGACTCCCGAAGAGTACCTTCGCGCTCTTTGCCAACGCGGCCTGGTCGAACGCTATGGCAACAACCCTCCCCCCGAGGCGACGCGACGTTTGGAGCATGAACTTGAGATCATCCTACGCATGGGGTTTGCGTCCTACTTTCTGATCGTCTGGGACTTCGTCCGCTTTGCCCGCGAACGCGGCATTCCCAACTCGGCGCGTGGTTCGGCCTGTGGCGCGTTGGTGAGTTATGTGCTTCATCTCTCGCACGTCGATCCCCTGACATACGATCTGCTGTTCGAGCGGTTCCTCGATCCCAACCGCTCCGAAGCGCCCGATATCGACATCGACCTTTGCCAGGAACGGCGTTACGAGGTCATCGAATACGTTCGCAACAAGTACGGCGTGGAGAACGTCGCCCAGATCGGCACGTTCGGCACTCTGGCCGCCCGCGCGGTTCTCCGCGACGTGGGGCGAGTCTTGGGAATTCCCTTGTCCAAGGTCGATCAGGTCGCCAAGCTTGTTCCCCAAGTGTTGAACATCTCGCTGGATCAGGCGATTAAGCAGGAGCCGGAGTTGCGACGTCTCGGCGAGCTGGACCCCGAGGTCGGTCGGATGCTCGACTACGGACGACGCTTGGAGGGACTGGTGCGCAACGTTGGCACTCACGCGGCCGGCGTAGTGATCGCCGACCGACCGCTCATCGAGTTGGTGCCATTGCAAAAGCTACCGAACAAAGATAAAGAAAAGGAAGTTGTCACCACTCAATGGGATATGGGGGATGTAGAGAAGGCCGGGTTGCTCAAGATGGACTTCCTGGGTCTGCGCAACCTGACCATCCTGGATCGCGCGGTGCGGCTGATCCGCGCTCGTCACCCTCGCCTGGACTTCCGAATCGAAAACCTGCCATTGGATGACCCGGACACCTTCGCGCTGTTGCAAAAGGGGGAGACCAAAGGGGTATTTCAACTCGAGTCGGCGGGCATCCGTGACCTGCTCATCAAAATGAAGCCGGACGTTTTCAACGACATCATCGCTACCAACGCGCTTTATCGTCCCGGCCCACTCAACGGCGGTATGGTGGATGACTACATCGATTGCAAACATGGACGCAAACAGCCGAATTATCCGCATCCGGTGATGCGCGAAATCCTGGAAGAGACCCATGGGGTGATGGTCTACCAGGAACAGGTCATGCGGATTCTCAATCGCCTCGGAGGCATCGAACTCTCGGCCGCCTATCAGTGCATCAAAGCCATCTCCAAGAAAAAAACCGAAGTCATCGCCAAGAACAAGGCCCAGTTCGTTGCTGGAGCCGTCGAACGCGGACTGGCTAAGGAAAAGGCGGAGGAAATTTTCGACCTGATCGAATATTTCGGCGGCTATGGCTTCAATAAGTCACATTCGACCGCCTACGCGCTGGTGGCCTATCAAACCGCCTACCTCAAAGCCCACTTCCCGACCGAGTACATGGCGGCGCTGCTCTCCTCAGAGATCGACGGCGCGGAGCGCGACAAGCTGGTGGAACACATCGAGGACTGCCGGCGCATGGGAATCGAGGTGCTGCCGCCGGACATCAACAGCGGCGAGGCGGAGTTCGCGGTGGTCGATCAGGGCAAAATCGCTTTCAGTCTGGCAGCGATCAAGGGAGTGGGAATCAAGGCAGTCGAGGCGATCGTCAAGGAACGCAACGAGCGGGGCCCCTTCGCCCACATCGGCGACTTTCTGGAGCGGGTTCCATCCCAGGTGGTAACCTCAAGCACCGTGGAAATTCTCATCAAAGCGGGGGCGTTTGACCACCTGGGCGGCAACCGTGCCCAGTTGCTGGCGGCGTTGCCTCGGTTGGTTCAGGCTGCTCAAACCGCCCAGGAAGATCGCAAGCGGGGTCAACGCAACCTCTTCGACGCCATCGCCGACGATCCCCCCAAACCATTCCGCGGCAAGACCGCCAAAGTAGACGCCAACGGTCATCCCCACGCCAACGGTTCCGCCCACGTTCAGGGCAACGGCTCTCGTCATGCCAACGGATCGGCAGTCGCTGCCGCCACCGACTCTCATGGCCGGTCCGAGGAGATCGCGGCGCTTCTGAATCTCCCTAACCTTCCTGAACTGGCTGACTCCCTCAAATTGGCCGAGGAAAAAAAGGTGCTGGGCTTTTATATGTCCAGCCATCCCCTAACTCGCCACGCCGCTATGATCCGGGCCTTGGCCAGCCATTCGATTGACCAACTCGCCGACGTACCCGAGAAAACCGAGATCATCCTCGGCGGGATGATCGCCTCCATGCAGATTAAGACGGTGCAGAAGAGTCGATCCGGTCTGACGCGCATGGCCAAGCTTACCTTTGAGGATTTGACCGGCTCGATGCCCGCAATGCTCTGGCCCGAGGAATTCGCCAAACTTGAGGCGGTGGTCAAGGAGGATGCGTTGGGGTTCGTCAAAGGAACGCTCGACCGCCGCCGCGACCCCGCTGAGTTGATCGTCAGTCGGTTCGTTCCCCTAGAGCGAGCCGCCTCTGAGTTTTCAGCCGGCGTGGTGCTCTCCTTGTCCCGCGCGCTTTTGGGACCGTCCGACCTAGACCGGATCAAGCAACTCGTCGCGCGCAGCCCCGGCCCGCTGAGTCTGTATCTCGAACTGGTGGGGCTGTCTGAATACCGCCGTGTTCTCTACAAGGCCGGACAAACCAACGCCATTCGCTTCGATCCCGCCCTGCTCCGCGACCTGGAGGCCATTCTTGGCCGCGGTAACCTTCGCTTCGTGGGACCCCGCGGCCAGTCGTTCCACATCGACCCCACGCTGATGACCATTCCCAACGAGAGTCAAGTCGAGCATATCTAA